The DNA window TTTCACAACGGTTTTATAAACGTCAGTTTATTAACAGGAACCAGCTTTCCGGGCATTTGTGTAATAAATTTGACAGCATGCTTTACTCTTTTTTTTCAGATGGAACAGAGGGCCTTCCAACTGTTAAACTTATGGCAGACAAACTGAATGTGTCGGCACGTTACCTGACAGACGTACTCAAACAGGAGACAGGAAAAACAGCTATCGAGCATATTCATCTTTATCTTGTCTCAGAAGCAAAAAACAGATTGATCTTAAATAATTCAAGTATTGCTGAAATAGCTTATCAACTGGGCTTTGAAAATCCACCTTATTTCACACGTCTTTTTAAAAAAGAGGTTGGAATAACTCCTAAAGAATTTAGAAAAATAGGTTTTAACTGATAACCTGTAATTAATTGTGGGCTGATCTCTAAAAATAAAGCGCAGTCACAACTTCAAAAACTTAAATAATAAAACAAAATACATTTTCATAAATAGAAATAGGTAAGTATTAAAATCAATAATTAAAATTAAAATAATGCAAAAAAATATAAACATGGGTACTGCAGTAGTAACGGGGGCATCATCCGGATTAGGCGCTCTTTTCGCAGAACGTCTGGCAGAAAGAGGCTATAATCTTAAACTCATCGCACGTCGTGGCGAGAGATTGGAAACACTAGCTACAAAAATCCGTAATCAATTTGATGTTGAAGTCGCTTTTATTATTGCAGACCTTGGATCTAAAACAGATCTGGAATCGGTAATACAAAATCTATCCAATGATGAGGAAATAACGTTGCTGATTAATAATGCCGGAACATCTACATTAAATAATTTCATCAACACCCCTTCAGAAAAACAATCGGCCATGATTGATGTTAATATTACTGCTTTAATGGCACTGTCAAATGCTGTTTTACCAGGCTTTAAGAATCGGGATAAGGGAACGTTAGTGAATATTGCATCGGTATTAGGATATTTTACACTTCCTGTCAGTTCTATTTACAGTGGTACAAAAGCATTTGTTGTCCATTTTACCAACGGTTTGCAACAGGAATTTAAAGATACAAATGTAAATGTTCATTTAGTTCTTCCAGCAAGCACAGCAACTGAAATTTGGGAAGTAGGAGGCGTTCCGATTTCTGCTTTAAATCCTGAAACGGTAATGACCATTGAAAATTGTGTAGATGCAGTAATGAAAGGTCTTGATTTGAAGGAATCTGCAATCTGGCCTTCAGTGGAAGACATAGAACTCTACAACCTATACGAAGAAGCTCGATTAAAACTTTCTACGGCAACACAGACAGGAAAACCTGCTACCAGATACGCAACGAATGTGGCTAAATAAATAATACAAATTTAAACAGATAAAAAATCCCACATTACTGTGGGATTTTTTATCTGTTATTTTGCTCCGGGAGGGCAGTGTTCTTTTAAATATTTTGTAAACAATGTTGCCAGGTGCAGTGATGTTCCTTCTCCTTCACTAATGGAGTGTGTTCTGTTAGGGTAGGACATCAGCTGGAACTGTTTATTGTATTTTACCAGTTCATTGACATATACCTCTGTATTTTGGTAGTGTACATTATCATCTCCTGTTCCGTGAACCAATAAAAGATTTCCTTTCAGGTTTTTAGCATAAGCGAGGGGAGAACCATTCACAAAATCTTCTCTGTTTTCCTGTGGAAGTCCCATATATCTTTCCTGATAAATATTATCATAAAATAGTTGATTCGCTACCGGAGCAATTGCTATTCCCGTTTGGTAAATATCCGGATACTGTCCTAAAAGATTCAGTGTGGAAGAACCTCCGCCACTCCAGCCCCATACGGCAACTCTGGAAGTATCTACATAAGGCCATTTAGCAAATAAAGCTTTAGCTCCCATTGCCTGATCACGAATATTAAGCTGTCCTATTTTACGGTAAACAGATTTTCTCCATTCGCGTCCCTTTGGAGCCGGCGTTCCTCTGTTCTCAAGAGAAACATATAAATACCCGTCCTGAGCCATATCACCAATATATAAACCATTCCAGCCTGTATAGAAGCTATCTGTTACTGTTTGTGCTCCAGGTTCTCCATAAACCGTGAAAACAATCGGATATTTTTTATTCGGATCAAAGTTTTTAGGTTTTACCACCCATCCATCCATCGTCACCCCATCCTGTGTTGTGATCTGGAAAAACTCTGCTTTAGATTTTGAAGGATCTGCTTTTGCAGAATTTTTTGCAGCGACCAATTCTTTATGATCGGGAAGTGATATCACGGCTCCAACTGAATGTCCGCTGACGCTGCTATTATTAAACATCGCCAGTTTTCCATTGGGTGATATTGCATATTTATTAGAGCCTGGATAAGCTTCAGGCGTTATTCTTTCTGCCTTTCCTCCGTTCATGCTCACTTTGTATAAATATTCCTGGGTAGCATTATTTGGTGAAGCTAAGAAGTAAATAAGTTTGTTTGGAATATCAAAAAACTCTGGCTGTATCACATCAAAAGCATCTTTTGTAATCAGCGTTTCTTTTCCGTTCATATCTATTTTATAAATATGTCTCCAGCCATCTTTTTCAGACAGCCACAGGAATGATTTACCATTCTCTATCCAGTCCCAACCACTAGGGTCGTTGTCATTCCATCGGGATTTTATATCAATCCATGCGGGATCTGTTTCAGTATAAATAGTCTTACTGCTTCCAGAATTGGCATCAGCAACAACAATCTTACTTTGATTTTGTTTTCTGTTCAGCTGTTGCAGGATAATGGATTTGGAATCCAATACCCATTCCATTCTTGGGATATAGTTTTGTACTTCATCGCCTGCAATATTGGCCTTCTTTGAAGATTTAGCAGCTAAATCGTACAACCAAATACTGCAACCAGAGGGATTTTCTCCAACTTTCGGATATTCTACAGGAACGGTAAACGAATACAGACTATCTGTATTATTGATCATCAGGAAATTTTTAGTGCTGCGTGCATCTAATTTCCAGTAAGCAATTTTACTTCCATCCGGAGACCATCTGAAACCATCCTGAGTACCAAATTCTTCCTCATAGGCCCAGTCGAAAGTACCATTAATGATTCTGTCAGTACCATCATTGGTGATTTTACTTAACTGATTGTTTGAAAGATCTTCAATATAGATATTGTGTTTAGATACATAGGCAACCTTTTTACCATCCGGAGAGAACTTTGCAAACATAAGAGAAGATTCTGGTAATCCCTTTCCAAGCTGTGTAAGCTTTTTACTGTTTTTATTAAAAATCCAGTAATCACCGCGTGTATTATCCCGCCAGACTTTCTTAGTATTAGCAAAGAATAATAAACTTTTCTCATCCGGAGATACCTGAAAACTCTGTACTTCTAAAGCTTCAGAACTTCCGGAAGGAATTAATTCGCTGTTACCTAAAAAAGACTGATTTTTTCCGGGATTCAGTAAATCAACGATTTCGATCCCATTTTTAGTAAAAGAATAATAAGCGTTACCATCAGGTGTCCATTGTGTTTTTTGCGCAGCAATTGGCGATAAACACAAGAAGTATAATGCAATGTAAATTAGTTTTTTTATATCTTTCATATAAGGTATTTAATTAAGCTAAATGTTCTGTTCTGTAGTTTTCAATTTCCGCAACGGTTTTAATCAGACCATTTCCTAAAAGCCTGTATCCGTCATTGGTGATCAGGAAGTCATCTTCAACGCGTACTCCTCCAAAATTTCGGTATTCATTTACTTTATCATAATTAATAAAGTCTGCATTTTTATTTTCAGCCTGCCATATATCGATCAATTCCGGGATCATATAAATACCCGGTTCAACCGTTACAACAAATCCCGGTTCTAACGCTTTCCCTAAACGCAGAGATTTAAGCCCGAATGTTTGGGTATCCTTTGGTTCTTCTTCGGTATATCCTATATACTGTTCGCCCAGGTCCTCCATATCATGAACATCCAAGCCCATCATATGACCCAGCCCACATTGGAAAAATAAAGTATGAGCATTATTTTTAACGGCTTCTTCAGGGTTTCCCTTCATTAATCCCAGGTCAATAAGACCTTCCACCAGATATTGGGAAGCTTTTAAATGGATATCCTTAAATTTTACTCCAGGTTTCAAAAGACGTTGCGCATTCTCAAAAGCGTTTAAAACAACTTCATACATTTCTTTTTGTTTGGTAGAAAAAGTAGTATCTACAGGGAATGTACGCGTTAAATCACCAGCATATCCCATTGCTGTTTCAGCTCCGGAATCATTAAGGAAAAGATCTCCGCTTTTCAAAGTATTGAGGCGATAATGATTATGAAGTATTCCTCCATTTATAGTAACAATGGGTTGATAAGACATTTGACATTCTTTATTTGCAGCAAGGTATTGAATAGCATTTGCTATTTCATATTCTTTAACACCTGGTTTTACCATACGCATTGCTAATAAGTGCATTTCATTAGATACATTGATAGCCAGTTCTATCTGTTCTATTTCCTGAGCTTCTTTTACAGAACGTTGTTTTACGATTGCTTTGATCATTTCAACAGAAGGCTGCAATTCTGCTATTTTAATTCCAAGAAGTTCACCCAATAAAATTTTATTGGAAGACTGGTAGGGAGGAAGATAATGTACCTTTCTGTTAGAAGCCTGCGCTTTCTGAATATATTTAGCAAGTTCTGTATAGGGTAAAGTTTCCTGCACACCTGATTTTATACTTTTCTCTTTCAGTGTTTCCTGTCTTCCCATCCACACAATATCATCAATACTTAATTCATCCCCGAAAATAATGGTCTTATTTTCATCAATGTCAATAACTGCAGCAATCCTTGGTTCCTGAATTCCGAAATAGTATAAGTAAGTACTGTCCTGACGGAAATAATAAGGATTGTGCTCAAAGTTCACAGGATTTTCTATATTTCCCAAAAACAATAAAATTCCACTGCCCATATTGGCTTTTAGTGCGGTTCTTCTTTCTTGATAAGTTTGTGCTGAAAACATATGATAAATACTTTTATTTAAAGGTTTAAAGTTACAATTTTGTACTATTTATGATGGGTTTGTTTATAAAAAATAAACAATATATAAAGTTGGGATTTTAATATGATATTCAATGTTTATATTTTGCTTAAATTCGGTAATATTTTAACATATTATATTCTCCACTAACATAAAGTATTAATATTATATGAAAAGTCTCCAGTTTTCAGTTCCTGCCAATACCAGTAAAAGCATTCGTATTCAGGAAGATATAATGACTAATTTTTATCCTTATTTTCATCGTCATGATGAAACTCAGATCATGTGGATTGTAAAAGGTCACGGAACATTGGCCATCGAACAAAGCCTTTTTAATTTTGAAGCTGGTGATATTTTCTACCTAGGATCTAATCAGTCACACGTCTTTAAAGCAGACTTTAATAAAGATGAAAAGCATAAAGTTCATTCGGTATCCATTTTCTTTGATCCTTATAAAAAGATTGCCGGGGTTTTTGATCTACCCGAATTTGAAGAGCTTAAAAATTTCATAACTCATTCGGAATTTGGATTTCAAGTATCACATGAATTAAAAGCCGAAATAGGCAATGAAATCACAGAATTACAAAAATTAATGGGTATTGATCAAATCATAAACTTTGTAAAGATCTTAAGCCATCTGATGCAAAACAGACATTTACATATTCCCTTATCTACAGGAAAAAATTTACCCAGTCATATTTCTGATAATGATAAACGGATTATAAATGCACAAAACTATATCAAGAAAAATTTTGCCGAAAATAAGCTGACACTTGACAATGTTGCAAAAGAAGCCTGTATGACGCCACAAGCTTTTTGCAGATCTTTTAAAAAACGTACTGGCATTACTTATATTGAATATCTTAATGATTTACGCGTACAACGTGCATGTAAGCTCTTAACATCTTCAAACATGTACAATATCTCGTCTGTTGCTTTCAATAGCGGATTCAATAGTCTGACTAATTTTAATCGTGTTTTCCGGATGATTATGAAATACTCACCTAAAGAATATCTGAAGCGATATAAAGAAACAATTATGGACTAAATTCGTAACGTGTTAAAATATGGTCATTATCCATTAAAATATTAACATTTATGGATTTAAAATTCCGGTAGTTTTGAATAAACATAATTTAATATGAGTACAAAACTTAACTGGAAAGGTATTTATCCAGCCGTATTAACACCTTTCACAAAAGAAGGTGATATAGATTTTGAAATGTTCGCTAAAAATACTGAAGCTCAGATTAAAGCTGGTGTCCATGGGATTATCCTTGGGGGAACATTAGGAGAAGCAAGCGTATTAGAAACAGAAGAAAAGTTTGAACTTTTAAAATATGCAAAGGATATTACCGCCGGAAGAATTCCTGTTATTCTCAACCTTTCTGAAAATACAACGAAAAACGCAACAAATTTCGCGAAAAAAGCAAAAGAAATAGGTGCAGACGGATTAATGTTGCTTCCGCCTATGAGATATAAGGCAGACAGCCGTGAGGTCGTAGAATATTTTAAAGCAGTTGCAATGGCAACAGATCTTCCTATCCTTATTTACAACAATCCCGTTGATTATGGGATTTATGTAACGCTTGATATGTTTGAAGAGCTTATAGCTTATCCTACTATTCAGGCGGTGAAAGAGTCTACAAGAGATTTAGCAAACGTGACCAGAATGATCAACCGCTTTGGTAAAAGAATTAAAATCCTTGGTGGAGTCGATACCATTTGCCTTGAAACTTTAATGCTTGGAGCTGACGGCCTTGTTGCAGGTTTGGTAGATGCATTCCCCAACGAAACAATGGCCATGTATAATCATGCTAAAGCTGGAAATTATGATAAGGCCATTGCCATTTACAGATGGTTCATGCCTTTATTAGAGCTGGATATTCATCCTAAACTGATTCAATACATTAAACTTGCAGCAACCGCAGAAGGAATAAGTAACCCCTATGTCAGAGCTCCAAGACTGGAGCTGTATGGTGCCGAAGCCGAACAGATCAATAAGATTATTTCGGATGGTATAGCCAATCGCCCGGCATTAGATTAACATCAGAAATAAAAACTATGATTGAAGAAACATCAAAAGAAATTATTGATCAGAGGATTCAGATGGCAACGGATGCTTATCAGTTTCTGAAGAATACGACAATAAAAGAACGTGCAGTGTTTATGAATACTGTGGCGGATAAAATTGAAGCTTTAGGAGAAGAACTCCTGATGACAGCTCATGAAGAAACGTCGTTACCTTTAGCAAGACTAACCGGTGAAAAGTCAAGAACAATAGGGCAGTGGAGAAGTTATGCAAAAGCAGTATCAACAGGAATTTATACAGAAGCAAGGATTGATCTTTCCCAACCTGAAAAACAAAAGGGGGATCTGAGAAAATACAATATAGGAATAGGTCCTGTTGTTGTTTTCGGAGCCAGTAACTTCCCGTTTGCATTTTCTACAGCAGGAGGAGATACAGCGAGTGCTATGGGTGCGGGAAATCCTGTACTTGTAAAAGTTCATCCAGCTCATACCAAGACCTCACAAATAATGGCTGATGCTATAACAGCTACTGTAAAGGAACTCGGATGGCCGGAAGGTGTATTTAGTCATATTACCGGAACATCTAATGATATTGGTGCTTACTTAACGAAACACAAAGACATAAAAGCGGTAGCATTTACGGGTTCATTTAATGGCGGAAAAGCCTTGTTCGATTTAGCGAATCAACGTGAGGAACCTATTCCCGTATTTGCAGAAATGGGCAGTATCAATCCTGTGTTTGCTTTTGAGCATTTACTGAAAAACAGAGCAGAAGATCTGGCAAAAGAATATGCATCTTCCTTAACATTAGGCGTTGGACAGTTTTGCACTAATCCAGGTGTTTTTATTGCATTAAAAGGAGAAAGCCTGAATAGATTTATCACGGCATTAAAAAATGAAATTCCGGGTATTGCTCCTGTCAATATGCTTCATAAAGGTATCTTTGAAAACTTTGAAAAACTGAAGCGTATTGCTTCTACACAATCGGAAGTGGATGTAATTACAGAAGTAAATGCAGAAGCAAATGAATGGCAGGGACGAGCTATTGTTGTAGAAACTACGGGAAAGAATTTTATTAAAAATAATATTTTAAGTGAAGAAGTTTTCGGCCCGTTCGGTATTATTGTAGCCTGTGAAACACCGGAGGAAATACTACAGATTGCTCAACATTTGAAAGGACAGCTCACCATAACCATAACAGCTACAGAGGAAGATGTACGTCAAAATATTAAATTGATTAATATTTTGAAAGATAAATGCGGTCGGCTTTTATTCAATGGGATGCCGACCGGTGTCGAAGTCGTTTACGCCATGCAGCACGGAGGACCTTTTCCATCAACTACCGATGCGCGTTTTACATCGGTAGGACCGGATGCTGTCAAACGATTTGTCCGTCCTATTTCTTTTCAGAATTGGCCGGAGGAATTTTTACCGGAAGAATTAAAGAATGTAAATTCATTGCAGATCAGCAGAATTGTTGATGGTGAAATTCATTCAGGATCATTAAAATTATAACCAAGATGAACAGAACTTTTTTTTGCATAGATTCCCATACCTGTGGTTGCCCGGTACGTCTCGTAGCAGGTGGTGGACCCATTCTGAAAGGAAATTCAATGATGGAACGCCGACTTCATTTCATGAAAGAATATGACTGGATTCGTAAAGGATTGATGTTTGAGCCGAGGGGGCACGATATGATGAGTGGAAGTATCCTTTATCCTCCAATTGATGAAGCTAATGATATCGGCGTTTTATATATTGAAACCAGTGGATGTCTTCCTATGTGTGGACATGGAACGATAGGAACCGTAACAATTGCTATAGAAGAGGGTTTGGTCGTTCCAAAAATTCCCGGAAAATTAAGACTTGAAACCCCAGCAGGACTGATCTTGATCGATTATGCTCAGGAAGGAAAGAAAGTAAAGTCTGTAAAATTAACGAATGTAAAATCTTTTCTTTACGCAGAAGATCTGGAAGTAGACTGTCCGGACTTAGGATCCATAAAAGTAGATGTAGCTTATGGTGGAAACTTTTACGGCATTATTGATCCTCAGGAAAATTTTGGAGATATTTCCGATTTTACAGCAAGTCAACTCATTCATTATGGAAAAATAATCAGAAAACTCCTCAATGAGAAATACATCTTTACCCATCCAGAAGATGAAAATATTTTTGGATTAAGTCATATCCAGTGGACCGGTACACCTACAGATCCTAAAGCGAGCGGAAGAAATGCTGTTTTAGTTGGTGAAAATGCTTTGGACCGTTCACCTTGTGGTACAGGAACCTCAGCAAGAATGGCTCAATGGTATGCTAAGGGGAAATTAAAAGAAGGGGAAGAATTCATCCACGAAAGCTATATCGGTTCTCAGTTTATCGGACGGATAGAGGGAACGGAAACCGTTGATGGAAAATCAGCTATTATCCCTTCGGTTGAAGGTTGGGCAAGAATTACAGGGTATAACCATATTATTATCGACGATGAAGATCCTTATTGGTTAGGATTTCAGGTTATGTAAGCAAACAAATGACACAAAATAAAGGAAAAGCACTGGTTATTGGTGCCGGAATAGCAGGACTCAGCTCTGCATATTACCTCTTAGAGAAAGGCTGGCAGGTAGAAATCCTGGAACAAAATGATCTCACCAATAATTGTTCATACGGCAATGCGGGAATGATTGTTCCTAGTCATTTTACCCCGTTGGCAGCACCTGGAGTCGTTGCTCAGGGAATACGCTGGATGTTTGACAGTAAAAGTCCATTTTATGTAAAGCCCTCATTAAGTCCACAATTAATATCCTGGGGAATCAAATTTTTAAAACATTCTAATCAGAAACATGTTGATCGCTCTGCTTCTGCAATCAGAGACCTTAATTTAGCCAGCAGCCAGCTTTATAACCAAATTGCCCAAAAAGAAGAATTTGATTTTGAGCTTACTCAGAAAGGCCTTCTAATGCTATATAAAACAGAAAAAGTAGCTGAAGAAGAGATAGAGCTTGCTCATACAGCGGTTAAATTGGGTTTATCTGTTGATATCCTTGACCAAAAAGGGATCGAGGAACTGGAACCGAATATTAAACTGGATATTATTGGTGGCATCAATTATAAATGTGATGGCCATATGAATCCGGTGAAACTGATGAAACAACTGATTACTTATCTTAAAAATAATGGTGTTGTTTTCCATACTCAACATAGAATTACAGGATTTGAGACCCATGGAAAAAGAATTAGAGCCGTTATTGCTAACGGTGAAAAATTCACAGCTGATCAATTTGTGATGACAGGAGGTTCGTTTCTTCCTGAACTGGCAGAAAAAGTGGGTATAAAAATTCATTTGATGCCCGGCAAAGGGTATTCATTTATGCATAAACCGGAAAATCCAGACAATAGGATAGAGCGAGCCGCTCTTTTACTGGAAGCAAGAGTAGCTGTGACTCCTATGGGTGGGCATATCCGATTTGGAGGGACTATGGAATTGGCACCCCATCATCGTAGTAAAATTAATATGAATCGGGTAGAAGGGATTGTACAGTCTATTCCGAAATATATGCCCGAATTTCAGATCGAAACACCTAAGGAATCTGATATTTGGTTTGGCTACAGACCTTGTGCTCCTGATGGGCTTCCTTATTTGGGAAAGGCATCAAAACTTGAAAATTTAATTATTGCAGGTGGTGGTGGAATGATGGGATTAAGTCTGGGACCTGTTTTTGGAAGAACAGTTTCTGAAATTGCGGATGGCCAAAAGCCAACTGCAGATATCAGCTTATTTAATCCTCAAAGATTTAGCTGATCTGATACAATAGGCACACCAAATTTTTTAATATATGAAAACAAAAAATGTACTTACAGGCTATCTATTGAAGTTAGTTTGTTTAATCAGCTTTGTATTCTTCTATGCTTGCGAAAGCAGAGACATTACACCAGCCAGAGATGAATCACCTACAGCAGGTAAAACTGCTGCTGTAACCTCTTACACCAGCGGACAGAAACAGCACGATTTCTCCTCCAGTGCGGGAGGAACAAGAAGTTACTACCTATCTGTACCTGAAAATTATGATAGTGAGAAGAAGTATCGCCTTGTCTTTGTTTTCGCAGGAACAGATACAACAGGACATGAAATGCAACAATGGATGGGACAAGGATGGAACTCCAGCACCCCCGGTCTTGAAAAATTAATGGATAATACCATATTTGTTTATCCTGATCAGGAATACACTTGGGATGGTGATAAAGGTTGGGCTATGGGAGATTATGCTTCACCTTATCAGGGATCGGAAGATATCCAGTTTACCAAGGAACTTTTGAATCTTATCAAATCAACCTACTCGATTGATCAAAACCGTATTTTTGCTACCGGACACTCTTGGGGTGGAGATATGACTAATGTTACTGCTTATTTCTTAAATGGAGTATTTAAGGCTATTGCTCCGGTTGCATCTAACAGACCATTCTGGTTTAAAAATAGTAATGGTAATTATGTTGCTAATTCTAATTATCATGGAAACACAACTGTGTGGATTTTCTTTGGCCTTGGTGACGATCATTTTGGTAACACCAGTCCTAATGGACTCTTCGGAAAAGAGCAAGCAGATTTCTGGAGACTGAAAAACGGAACAAGCAACAATCCAACATCTACATCAATTGGCAGTGGTAATGATACGACAAAGACCTATAGCGGCGGTACAGCAGATGTAAAACTTACGCTTTATGCAAGTGGGCAGTATTCAGGAGGAGGTAACTCTCTCTTAGGTCACCAACCACCGGATTATTACTTCAAAGCTGTAACCGACTGGTTCAAAAGTTTCTAACCCATTAACCACTCCAACTATTATAGCATAACAAAAAACAAAATTCCCCTCCCTCGGAGGGGTAGCAAATCAAAGATTTGACGGGGTGGTTACTACTATATCGAATATAAAAATAATTTTGAGTTTTGGATGATGTTTGGGCTTAATGATCAGCAATGATCTTAAGCCCTTTTTTTAATAGTTATTCTCACATTTTCATCACTTAATTCTCGGTATTTTGATGTATTTTTATGGGCTTAAAAAACTTCATTATCCTTATGCAATATAAAGACGATTCGATCACCATACGTGAATTTACAGCTCAGGAATTAACTTTGTTCTTATCACTCTTTGAAAACCCAAATGTTACTCAATTTCTTCCCTATAAAAGTAACGAAGAATATATAAAAACGTTTCAAAAATCATTGTCAGATTATCATGAAGGACCATTCAGCAGATGGGGTATCTTTAATACTGAAGATAATGACTTTGTGGGAATGTGTGTCGCAAGAGTTTTTGTGGACAATCCTGAACAAACAGAAATTGGATATGTTGCCAATGAAAAGTATTGGGGAAAGGGCGTAGCCACTAAAATATGCAAAGCACTTGTTGACTATTGTGTTTCACTAAATGACAATAGAGATATTGTTGCTGTTACTGATCTTGATAATATAGGATCTCAAAAAGTTCTTACAAAGAATGGATTTATCCGAATAGAGAATTTAGTACGGGAAAACGAGGTGGTAGCTTACTTTATATTTCAGAAAGATTAAATGAGAAATGGTTAATCGCAAAGACGCTAAAATCTTTAAAATCATAACGTTTTTAAGGCGCAAGGATTTTTATCTTCGATAAAAATTTAAAAATTTCTGCTTAATCCGCTAAATCTGCGAGATAAAAAATCTTTTTTTAACCACAAAAGTCACAAAAGCCTTTATTTTAAACACTTTAGAACACTTAAGTTTTCCTAAGCTAAATGAATAACGTTTTAAAGATCACAGAAGAAGAAAATCAAAGATTTTCAAAAAACTAAAGTGTACTTATTATTCGCAAGGCTTTTCACTTAAAATAACTTAAGTGTTATTTAAATAGAAACAACTTCTCGATACGGTTTTCCAAAACCTACTCGAAGGGACGAATCGAGCCCTCAGTATAAACCCTGCCGAAAATCTTTGATTTTCTTGCGCCTTAAAAACAGCATTCTAAAGAAACCTTTGCGATTAACCAATGACTCGCTATAACAAAGTTCGAAACTTATCTTAACCTAAAATGTTATTAATTCCCTTGTTTTAAACGGTTAGCCAAAGCTCTCTTATTCACATAATAATTTCTAATACCTGTAGAAATTTGCAACGAATAATCTGTCGTTGTATATTCTTCTTCTTTGAATTTTATGACATTGGCACCCGATGGAACATCCATAAAAAACTGATTGAACGATTCAGGAGAATAATTAAGTCTTGTTGTACTTGCTTTAAAATCACCTAAAGGCAGAGTTACGCCTTTGCTACTCACTGATGCATTCCCATGACACGAAATACATGA is part of the Chryseobacterium paludis genome and encodes:
- a CDS encoding 4-hydroxyproline epimerase, which gives rise to MNRTFFCIDSHTCGCPVRLVAGGGPILKGNSMMERRLHFMKEYDWIRKGLMFEPRGHDMMSGSILYPPIDEANDIGVLYIETSGCLPMCGHGTIGTVTIAIEEGLVVPKIPGKLRLETPAGLILIDYAQEGKKVKSVKLTNVKSFLYAEDLEVDCPDLGSIKVDVAYGGNFYGIIDPQENFGDISDFTASQLIHYGKIIRKLLNEKYIFTHPEDENIFGLSHIQWTGTPTDPKASGRNAVLVGENALDRSPCGTGTSARMAQWYAKGKLKEGEEFIHESYIGSQFIGRIEGTETVDGKSAIIPSVEGWARITGYNHIIIDDEDPYWLGFQVM
- a CDS encoding aldehyde dehydrogenase (NADP(+)), giving the protein MIEETSKEIIDQRIQMATDAYQFLKNTTIKERAVFMNTVADKIEALGEELLMTAHEETSLPLARLTGEKSRTIGQWRSYAKAVSTGIYTEARIDLSQPEKQKGDLRKYNIGIGPVVVFGASNFPFAFSTAGGDTASAMGAGNPVLVKVHPAHTKTSQIMADAITATVKELGWPEGVFSHITGTSNDIGAYLTKHKDIKAVAFTGSFNGGKALFDLANQREEPIPVFAEMGSINPVFAFEHLLKNRAEDLAKEYASSLTLGVGQFCTNPGVFIALKGESLNRFITALKNEIPGIAPVNMLHKGIFENFEKLKRIASTQSEVDVITEVNAEANEWQGRAIVVETTGKNFIKNNILSEEVFGPFGIIVACETPEEILQIAQHLKGQLTITITATEEDVRQNIKLINILKDKCGRLLFNGMPTGVEVVYAMQHGGPFPSTTDARFTSVGPDAVKRFVRPISFQNWPEEFLPEELKNVNSLQISRIVDGEIHSGSLKL
- a CDS encoding NAD(P)/FAD-dependent oxidoreductase, with translation MTQNKGKALVIGAGIAGLSSAYYLLEKGWQVEILEQNDLTNNCSYGNAGMIVPSHFTPLAAPGVVAQGIRWMFDSKSPFYVKPSLSPQLISWGIKFLKHSNQKHVDRSASAIRDLNLASSQLYNQIAQKEEFDFELTQKGLLMLYKTEKVAEEEIELAHTAVKLGLSVDILDQKGIEELEPNIKLDIIGGINYKCDGHMNPVKLMKQLITYLKNNGVVFHTQHRITGFETHGKRIRAVIANGEKFTADQFVMTGGSFLPELAEKVGIKIHLMPGKGYSFMHKPENPDNRIERAALLLEARVAVTPMGGHIRFGGTMELAPHHRSKINMNRVEGIVQSIPKYMPEFQIETPKESDIWFGYRPCAPDGLPYLGKASKLENLIIAGGGGMMGLSLGPVFGRTVSEIADGQKPTADISLFNPQRFS
- a CDS encoding GNAT family N-acetyltransferase, encoding MQYKDDSITIREFTAQELTLFLSLFENPNVTQFLPYKSNEEYIKTFQKSLSDYHEGPFSRWGIFNTEDNDFVGMCVARVFVDNPEQTEIGYVANEKYWGKGVATKICKALVDYCVSLNDNRDIVAVTDLDNIGSQKVLTKNGFIRIENLVRENEVVAYFIFQKD
- a CDS encoding alpha/beta hydrolase family esterase; protein product: MKTKNVLTGYLLKLVCLISFVFFYACESRDITPARDESPTAGKTAAVTSYTSGQKQHDFSSSAGGTRSYYLSVPENYDSEKKYRLVFVFAGTDTTGHEMQQWMGQGWNSSTPGLEKLMDNTIFVYPDQEYTWDGDKGWAMGDYASPYQGSEDIQFTKELLNLIKSTYSIDQNRIFATGHSWGGDMTNVTAYFLNGVFKAIAPVASNRPFWFKNSNGNYVANSNYHGNTTVWIFFGLGDDHFGNTSPNGLFGKEQADFWRLKNGTSNNPTSTSIGSGNDTTKTYSGGTADVKLTLYASGQYSGGGNSLLGHQPPDYYFKAVTDWFKSF